The Pseudomonas cucumis sequence GTTGAGTCAGACGCGCCACGTCCTTGTCATCGGCGTGGGCCGAGAGCGTGGTCAAAGCCAGTACCGGCAGCAACAGCATGCGGATAAGACGCATGGGAGTCCTCATAAACATTCGTGGGAGTGCGGGCGACGTCTCAAGACACCGCCCCTTTCAAAACCGGATCAGTCGCGCACCGGGCCTGGGGCCAGGACTTCACGCGAACCGTTGGTGTTCATGGACGTCACGACCCCGGCCATTTCCATGGCTTCGATCATGCGCGCCGCGCGGTTGTAGCCGATTTTCAGCTTGCGCTGAACTGCGGAGATGGATGCGCGGCGGCTTTCCAGTACGAACTGCACCGCTTCGTCGTAGAGCGCATCGGTTTCGGCATCATCGTCGCCACCGCCACCGCCGCCGTTTTCAAAGCCGCTACCGGCCTCTTCGACACCAGCGAGGATGTCATCGTTGTATTCCGGTGCGCCGCGCAGTTTCCAGGCTTCAACCACCCGGTGAACCTCATCGTCGGACACGAACGCGCCGTGAACACGAATCGGCAGACTGGTGCCCGGCGGCATGTACAACATATCACCGTGGCCCAGCAGTTGTTCGGCGCCGCCCTGGTCGATGATGGTCCGCGAATCGATCTTGCTCGATACCTGGAACGCCATACGGGTCGGAATGTTCGCCTTGATCAGACCGGTGATCACGTCCACCGACGGCCGCTGGGTCGCGAGGATCAAGTGGATACCGGCCGCACGGGCCTTCTGGGCGATACGGGCGATCAGTTCTTCAACCTTCTTGCCGACGATCATCATCATGTCGGCGAATTCGTCGACGACCACGACGATGGTCGGCAGTTTTTGCAGCAGTGGTGCCTCGTCGTGGATGCTTTCACGCTTATACAGCGGATCGCTCAACGGCTCGCCGGCGTCCTGGGCTTCCTTGACCTTGGCGTTGAAGCCCGACAGGTTACGCACGCCCATCTTCGCCATCAGTTTGTAGCGCCGCTCCATCTCGGCGACGCTCCAGCGCAAGGCGTTGGCGGCGTCCTTCATGTCGGTGACCACCGGGCACAGCAGGTGCGGAATGCCCTCGTAGATCGACAGCTCAAGCATTTTCGGGTCGATCATGATCAGTTTGGCGTCTTCCGGGCCAGACTTGAACAGAATCGACAGGATCATCGCGTTCACCCCCACCGACTTACCGGAACCGGTCGTACCGGCCACCAGCAAGTGAGGCATTTTCGCCAGGTCGGTGATGACCGGCTTGCCGCCGATATCATGACCCAGGGCCAGGGTGACCGGGGACTTGAAGTTATCGTACTCGGGGGTCGACAAGACCTCGGAGAACCGCACGATCTGCCGGTCTTCGTTGGGGATTTCGATACCGACCGTGGTCTTGCCCGGAATCACTTCCACGACACGCACACTGGTCACGGCCAGGGAACGGGCCAGGTCTTTCGCCAGGTTGGAGATGCGGCTGACTTTGACGCCGGCTGCCGGCTGGATTTCGTAACGGGTAATGACCGGGCCCGGATGAATCGAATCCACCGAGACTTCGACGCCGAATTCCTTGAGTTTGATTTCCAGCAAGTGGCCGACGGCCGCCAGGGATTCAGGCGAATAATTGAGTTGTTTCTTTTCCGCGGGGTCGAGAATCGAGATCGGCGGCAAGGTGCCTTCCACGGCGCTGTCGACGAACAACGGCGCCTGCTTCTCTTTTTCCACGCGCTTGCTGGGCGCTGCGGGTTTGGGCGGAGCCGGGGCAATCACCGGCGGCACCTGCTTCTCGCGCTCGGACATGTGCTTGCTCAGGGCCTGCTCGCGCTCGATCAGGCGCTCCTTGACCTTGGCCTGCTCGCGTTTGTCGGTGACAGTCGGCGCGACCACGTCATGCACGCGATCGTCGACCTCACGCAGTTGGGCGACCAGTTGCTTGCGTTCCATACGGGCCGCCCACCAGCGATTGGCCGCCCCCTGAAACAGTTCGAACAGATCAAGGGTGATCTTGCCGGTGACGTCCATCACCTTGAACCACGACAGGTCGGTGAACACCGTCAGGCCGAACAGGAACAGCGCGATGAACAACAGCGTGCTGCCCTGGATGTTCAGCGCGTTCCTGGCCAGATCGCCGAGGCTTTCGCCCAAAGCGCCACCCGCCCCCGCCGGCAGACCGGTCGCCGCGTGGAAATGGATGTGGGCCAGCGCTGCACCCGACAGCACCAGAAATACCAGGCCGATCAGGCGCCAGGAGAACAGCCAGCCGCTCCACTGCCACGGTTCGTGGCGCTGGCGGAAGATCTGATACGCCTTGATCGCCAGCAACAGCGGGAAAATGTAGGCGAAGTAACCCAGGACCATGAACAGGATGTCGGCGCTGTAAGAACCGGCAGGTCCGCCGAAGTTCTGCACATCGTCGATCTTGCTGTTATGGCTCCAGCCCGGATCGTCTTTGCCGTAGGTCAACAAAGCCATCATCAGGAACAGGCACAAGGCGCCGATGGCGATCAATGCACCTTCCTTGAGCCGGTAGTGCAATTGCTGGCGCCAGAGCGGGACGACTGTTTTAGGTGCTGCGGTGGATTTCTTCAAAACGCTTCTTTTCCTGCGCCCATGGCGCGTCCATCTGTTGAATGACTATAAAAACTGCCCAATCCAGGCAGGTAAAAAAGTTAACAGGCGCAACTGGGACTACTTTTAACACTGCGCCCCGGTTTTTCGAAATACGGCACGCACCGCTTTTTTGATACAAACACTGTTACAAGCAGGCATTGTACGGGTTTGTTCGCCCGATGCCATGCTTGAGACCCTTGGGTGCAAGCATAGCCAACAGCACAGTACGCGCAGTCCAATTTGAGCATGCATTCTCTTTTGTGACAAAGGCTTATGAGGTGTTTTTATGAGTGAAGCGAAGCATTCCCGCCTGATTATTCTGGGTTCCGGCCCTGCCGGTTACAGCGCAGCCGTTTATGCCGCTCGCGCCAACCTCAAACCCGTTGTCATCACCGGCATACAGGCAGGTGGCCAGCTGACCACCACCGTCGAAGTCGACAACTGGCCCGGCGACGTCGAAGGCCTGACCGGCCCGGTACTGATGGAACGCATGCAAAAACACGCCGAACGCTTCGACACAGAGATCGTTTACGACCACATCCATACGGCCAAGTTGCAACAGCGCCCGTTCGAGCTCATCGGCGACAGCGGCACCTACACCTGCGATGCGCTGATTATCGCCACCGGCGCTTCGGCGCAATACCTGGGGCTGCCATCGGAAGAAGCCTTTGCCGGCAAAGGGGTTTCGGCTTGTGCCACCTGCGATGGCTTCTTCTACCGCAACCAGGTGGTCGCAGTGGTCGGCGGAGGTAACACCGCCGTCGAAGAAGCGCTGTACCTGTCGAACATCGCCAAGGAAGTTCATCTGATTCACCGTCGCGACAAACTGCGCTCGGAGAAGATCCTCCAGGACAAGCTCTTCGAAAAAGCCGCCAACGGCAATATCCGCCTGCACTGGAACCAGAATCTGGACGAAGTACTGGGCGATGCCAGCGGCGTGACCGGCGCCCGCCTGCGGCACAGCCATACGGGCGAAACCAATGATTTGTCGCTGGCTGGCGTATTCATAGCCATCGGCCACAAGCCCAACACCGACCTGTTCCAGGGCCAGCTGAAAATGCGTGACGGCTATCTGCTGGTCAAGGGCGGCAGCGAAGGTGACGCCACCGCCACCGACATCGAAGGCGTATTCGCCGCCGGTGATGTGGCCGATCATATTTACCGCCAGGCGGTGACCTCTGCCGGGGCCGGCTGCATGGCCGCGCTGGATGCCGAGAAGTATCTCGATGACATCCCCACCGTTTGACGGTTAACCTCCTTCAAGGCGGGCTCAACGGCCCGCCACCGCCCTCCCCTTCTGCAAGCCCGGATGCCATGCTGACTTGGTTACAACGCAATACCCTGACCTTCCCGCCACTGGAAAAAGCCATGCGCGACCCCAACGGGCTGCTGGCCGCGGGCGGCGATTTGTCCGCCGATCGTCTGATTCAAGCGTATCGTCACGGTTGCTTTCCGTGGTTCTCGGAGGGCCAGCCGATTCTCTGGTGGTCGCCGGATCCGCGCACGGTACTGTTTCCCGACGAACTGCATGTCTCCCGCAGCTTGAACAAACTGCTGCGCCAACAACGCTATCAAGTGACCTTCGATCGGGATTTTGCCGCGGTCATCAGCGCCTGCGCCGCACCGCGCGAGTACGCTGACGGCACCTGGATCACCCAAGCGATGCAGGATGCTTATGTCGAGCTGCACAGGCGTGGTTACGCCCATTCGGTGGAGGTCTGGGACGATGGCGTACTGGTCGGCGGGCTCTACGGCCTGGCTATGGGGCAATTGTTTTTCGGCGAGTCGATGTTCAGTCGCGCCGACAACGCCTCCAAATATGGCTTCGCCACCCTGGTGCGACACCTGAAAGACTCAGGTTTTGTGCTGATCGACTGCCAGATGCCTACCGATCATCTGCACAGTCTGGGTGCCCGAGCCATTCCCCGCCGCGAATTTGCCGGCTACCTTGCGCGGCACCTGGACCAACCGGACCGTGCCACCTGGGTTTGCTGAGCGACTTTCCCCCACGTGGCTTACACTTAATCAAAAGCTTATCCCGAGGGTTGATCATGACCGAGTTGGCGCGTTTGAAGTTTTATGCCACTCAGCCCCACTCTTGCAGTTATCTGCCCGAGGAGCAGGCCACGACGCTGTTCCTCGACCCTAGTCAGCCCATGGATGTGCATGTCTACGCAGACCTGTCGGAAATGGGTTTTCGTCGCAGTGGCGATCATCTCTACCGGCCCCATTGCCAGCATTGCAATGCATGCGTACCGGCGCGCATTCCTGTGGCGCAATTTACCCCCAACCGTCAGCAGAAACGCATTGTCAAACGTAATGCCGACTTACAGGTGCGTCCGGCCAGGCCAAAGTTCAGCGAAGAGTATTTCGACCTCTATCAGCGCTACATCGAACAACGTCACGCCGACGGCGATATGTACCCGCCGAGCCGCGACCAGTTTTCGACCTTCCTGGTGCGTGACCTGCCGTTCTCCCGCTTCTACGAATTTCGTCTCGAAGGCCGACTGCTGGCAGTGGCCGTCACTGACTTGCTGCCCAACGGTTTGTCAGCGGTCTATACCTTCTACGAGCCCGCCGAAGAGCGTCGTAGCCTGGGGCGTTATGCGATCCTGTGGCAAATCGGCGAAGCCCGACGCCTGGGGCTGGAAGCCGTCTATCTCGGCTACTGGATCAAAAACTGCAAAAAAATGAGCTACAAGACCCAATATCGCCCTATCGAACTGCTGATTAATCAACGTTGGGTCATCCTGAGCTAGAACCCCTTGGCTTAAACCCCATTTTTCGGGCACAATGCACGCCGCTTTTGCCTGGCGCAGTTGCACCGGGCCATTCATTGGACACCGAGGGCTTTACTGCATGTCGAAAGAAGACAGCTTCGAAATGGAAGGCACTGTCGTCGACACCCTGCCCAACACCATGTTTCGTGTGGAGTTGGAAAATGGGCACGTCGTAACCGCGCATATTTCCGGCAAGATGCGCAAGAACTACATCCGTATTCTTACCGGCGACAAAGTGCGCGTCGAGCTGACGCCCTATGACTTGAGCAAAGGGCGCATCACCTACCGCGCTCGCTAATCAAGTCAATACAAAACGCCCGGCTATGCCGGGCGTTTTTGTTTGCGGATCGTTCCCACGCTCTGCGTGGGAATACCTCAACGGACGCTCTGCGTTCGGCTTTTGAAGGGACGCGGAGCGTCCCGGGCTACATCCCCACGCGGAGCCTGGGAACGATCATGGCAGAAAGCAAAAAGGCGCCAATCGGCGCCTTTTTGCTTTGTTGCGGTTTAACGTCAGGCCATTTCAGCCGTGGTCTCGAACTCGAAGGTCAGTTCGCCGTCCTTGATGTCGATGTGTACCACACCGCCATGTTCGGCCAGTTCGCCAAAGAGAATCTCCTCAGCCAGCGGACGCTTGATCTTGTCCTGGATCAAACGCGCCATTGGACGAGCGCCCATTGCCGAGTCGTAACCACCGGCCGCCAGCCAACTGCGAGCAGCATCGGTGACTTCCAGCAGCACACGCTTGTCTTCCAACTGCGCCTGAAGTTCGGTAAGGAACTTGTCCACCACGCTTTTGATGACCTCATGGCTGAGGCGACCAAACTGGATAATAGTGTCCAGACGGTTGCGGAACTCCGGCGTGAAGCTCTTCTTGATCACTTCCATCGCATCGGACGAGTGGTCCTGATAGGTGAAACCGATCGAAGCACGGGCTGCAGTTTCGGCACCGGCGTTGGTCGTCATGATGACGATCACGTTACGGAAGTCCGCCTTGCGCCCGTTGTTATCGGTCAGCGTACCGTGGTCCATGACCTGCAACAGCAGGTTGAAGACTTCCGGATGCGCCTTCTCGATTTCATCGAGCAACAGCACGCAGTGAGGCTGCTTGGTAATGGCTTCGGTCAGCAGACCGCCCTGATCGAACCCGACATAGCCTGGAGGCGCACCGATCAGACGCGATACGGTGTGGCGCTCCATGTACTCGGACATATCGAAGCGAACCAGCTCGACCCCCAACGCCTTGGCCAGTTGCCGCGCGGCTTCGGTTTTACCAACACCGGTCGGCCCTGCGAACAGGAACGAACCGACGGGCTTGTCAGGCGACTTGAGGCCGGCACGGGACAGTTTGATCGCGGTCGACAGCGAGTCGATCGCCGCATCCTGGCCAAATACCGTGAGTTTCAGGTCACGCTCAAGGTTACGCAGCAGCTCTTTGTCGGAACTGGTGACGTGTTTTGGCGGAATTCGCGCGATTTTCGCGACGATGTCCTCGACCTGAGCCACTTCGATGCGTTTCACGCGCTTCTCGATCGGCTGCAGACGCTGATAGGCGCCCGCCTCGTCGATGACGTCGATGGCCTTGTCCGGCATGTGCCGGTCATTGATGTAACGCGAGGCCAGTTCAGCAGCGGCGCGCAGGGCTTCATCGCTGTATTCGATGTTGTGGTGCGCTTCGAAACGCCCTTTCAGACCGCGCAGGATGCCAATGGTGTCTTCCACCGAAGGTTCCGACACATCGACCTTCTGGAAGCGCCGAGCCAGAGCACGGTCCTTCTCGAAGATCCCGCGGAATTCCTGGAACGTGGTCGAACCGATGCAGCGAATGTCGCCCGAAGACAGCAATGGCTTGAGCAGGTTCGAAGCATCCATGACGCCACCGGACGCAGCGCCCGCACCAATAATGGTGTGGATCTCGTCGATGAACAGGATCGCCTGCGGACGTTTTTTCAGCTCATTGAGCAGCGCCTTGAAGCGCTTCTCGAAATCGCCGCGGTATTTGGTCCCGGCCAGCAAAGCCCCCAGATCGAGGGAATACACCACGCTGTTGGCCAGCAGGTCCGGCACCTGGTTGTCGACAATGCGTTTGGCCAGGCCTTCGGCAATCGCGGTTTTACCCACGCCCGCCTCGCCCACCAGCAGCGGATTGTTTTTGCGACGACGCGCGAGGATCTGCGCGACACGCTCGACCTCCAGCTCACGGCCTACCAACGGATCGATACGACCCTGACGCGCGAGTTCGTTGAGGTTGCTGGCATAAGCATCCAGAGGATTGCCTGAGGAAGAAGACTCACCGCCCTCGTCGTCCTGCATATCTTGTTCACCTTCAGAGTGATCGCCATGCCCCGGCACTTTGGAAATGCCATGGGCGATGTAGTTGACGACATCGATGCGCGCAACGCTCTGCTGTTTCAGCAGAAACACTGCCTGACTCTCTTGCTCACTGAAGATTGCGACCAGCACGTTAGCGCCAGTCACTTCGCGTTTGCCCGAGCTCTGTACGTGAAAGACAGCACGCTGCAATACACGCTGGAAGCCCAGGGTTGGCTGGGTTTCACGATCCTCGTCATGAAGAGGGATCAATGGCGTGGTGGAGTCGATGAACTCCTGCAGATCATGCTTGAGTTTGTCGAGGTTTGCGCCGCAGGCACGCAAAACGGTGGCGGCAGCCTCATTATCCAATAGGGCCAACAGCAGGTGTTCGACGGTCATGAATTCATGACGCTTCGAACGAGCCTCCTTGAAGGCAAGATTGAGGGTGACTTCGAGCTCGCGGTTTAACATAGCTTCACCTCATACCCAAGTGGTCGGCGATTAACCGTCCTTCTCGATTTCACAGAGTAGCGGATGCTGGCTTTCCCTGGCGTACTGGTTGACCTGCATGGCCTTGGTCTCGGCGATGTCGCGGGTAAACACTCCACATACTGCCCGTCCTTCTGTGTGGACGGCCAGCATGACCTTGGTCGCCAGCTCGCGATTCAGGTTAAAAAACACCTCGAGCACTTCGACGACGAAATCCATCGGTGTGTAGTCATCGTTGAACAAAACCACCTTGTACATCGGTGGCGCCTGTAAAGCAGGCTTAGCCTCCTGAACAGCAATGCCTGCGGAATCGTCGTCGTGTAAATCAGGGCGATCCTGATTGAATGTTAGTCGAATCTGGCTGATTGCATGCATGGAAAGAAAGGTTCGTCAGTTGTGCAAATACAGTGGTGGGGGCGGTTATGAACGTTTTCAACTCCGACTGCCCGGTCACCTTGACTATCGGAAAATCGGTGTTACAACCAATAGAGCCCACAGTGGGTAAAAAAGGTCCGCGGAGTCAATCTATTTGCAAGATTAGACTGCGGATTAACTGGATGATACTCCAGTGATGGAGTCTGTTGCAGAGGGATATGGGTATGGCTGTCGGTAAGGTGAAATGGTTCAACAATGCCAAGGGGTTCGGTTTCATTAACACCGACGCCAGAGAAGGTCGTGACGAGGATGGCAAGGATATCGATTTCTTTGCCCACTATTCGGCTATTGAAATGGACGGATACAAAACCCTCAAGGCTGGGCAAATCGTCAGCTTCGAGATCATTCAGGGCCCCAAAGGGCTGCATGCAGTAAAGATCGCGTCTGCCACCTCCCCGAACGAACAGAGCGCCCCTGCCACCCGGCAAGAAACAGTGTCGAGCTGACGCGACCTAATCATCCAGTCATAAAAAAACCGCCCGAAGGCGGTTTTTTCGTCAGCTGGCTTACATGTGCGAGATCAGCGCGTCACCAAACCCTGAAGACGAAACCAGTTTGGCGCCCTCCATCAGACGTTCGAAGTCATAGGTCACGGTTTTCGCGGAAATCGCGCCGTTGGTACCTTTGATGATCAGGTCGGCCGCTTCGGTCCAGCCCATGTGACGCAGCATCATTTCGGCGGACAGGATCAACGAACCCGGGTTGACCTGGTCCTTGCCGGCGTATTTCGGCGCAGTACCGTGGGTCGCTTCGAACATGGCCACGGTGTCGGACAGGTTGGCGCCCGGCGCGATACCGATACCGCCCACTTCCGCCGCCAGGGCGTCGGAGAGGTAGTCGCCGTTGAGGTTCAGGGTTGCGATCACATCGTACTCGGCCGGGCGCAGCAGGATCTGCTGGAGCATGGCGTCGGCGATGGCGTCCTTGACGATAACGTTCTTGCCGGTTTTCGGGTTCTTGAACTGCATCCACGGGCCGCCGTCGAGCAGGGTCGCGCCGAATTCTTCAGCAGCCACTTCGTAGGCCCATTCCTTGAAGGCACCTTCGGTGAACTTCATGATGTTGCCTTTGTGCACGATGGTCAGCGAGTCGCGGTCATTGTCGACCACATACTGCAGGGCCTTGCGCGCCAGACGCTTGGTGCCTTCCAGGGAGACCGGCTTGATGCCGATACCGCAGTTTTCGTCGAAACGGATCTTGGTGACGCCCATTTCTTCTTTAAGGAACTTGATGACCTTGGTCGCTTCCGGCGAACCGGCCTTCCATTCGATACCGGCATAAATGTCTTCCGAGTTTTCGCGGAAGATCGTCATATCGACATCACCTGGCTTCTTGACCGGGCTAGGTACGCCTTCGAACCAGCGCACCGGACGCAGGCACACATACAAATCGAGTTGCTGACGCAGGGCCACGTTCAGCGAACGGATGCCGCCGCCGACCGGCGTGGTCAGAGGGCCTTTGATGGAAACCACGTAATCCTTGACTGCGTCCAGGGTTTCCTGAGGTAGCCAGGTGTCCTGATCGTAAACCTGAGTCGCTTTCTCCCCGGCGTAGACTTCCATCCAGGAAATTTTGCGTTCGCCGCCGTAAGCCTTCTTAACAGCAGCATCGACAACCTTGATCATGACCGGGCTGATATCAACGCCAATACCATCGCCTTCTATGAAGGGGATGATCGGGTTGTTAGGAACATTGAGAGAATGGTCCGCGTTGACGGTGATTTTGTCGCCGACGGCTGGAACCTGAATCTTCTTGT is a genomic window containing:
- a CDS encoding DNA translocase FtsK; this encodes MKKSTAAPKTVVPLWRQQLHYRLKEGALIAIGALCLFLMMALLTYGKDDPGWSHNSKIDDVQNFGGPAGSYSADILFMVLGYFAYIFPLLLAIKAYQIFRQRHEPWQWSGWLFSWRLIGLVFLVLSGAALAHIHFHAATGLPAGAGGALGESLGDLARNALNIQGSTLLFIALFLFGLTVFTDLSWFKVMDVTGKITLDLFELFQGAANRWWAARMERKQLVAQLREVDDRVHDVVAPTVTDKREQAKVKERLIEREQALSKHMSEREKQVPPVIAPAPPKPAAPSKRVEKEKQAPLFVDSAVEGTLPPISILDPAEKKQLNYSPESLAAVGHLLEIKLKEFGVEVSVDSIHPGPVITRYEIQPAAGVKVSRISNLAKDLARSLAVTSVRVVEVIPGKTTVGIEIPNEDRQIVRFSEVLSTPEYDNFKSPVTLALGHDIGGKPVITDLAKMPHLLVAGTTGSGKSVGVNAMILSILFKSGPEDAKLIMIDPKMLELSIYEGIPHLLCPVVTDMKDAANALRWSVAEMERRYKLMAKMGVRNLSGFNAKVKEAQDAGEPLSDPLYKRESIHDEAPLLQKLPTIVVVVDEFADMMMIVGKKVEELIARIAQKARAAGIHLILATQRPSVDVITGLIKANIPTRMAFQVSSKIDSRTIIDQGGAEQLLGHGDMLYMPPGTSLPIRVHGAFVSDDEVHRVVEAWKLRGAPEYNDDILAGVEEAGSGFENGGGGGGDDDAETDALYDEAVQFVLESRRASISAVQRKLKIGYNRAARMIEAMEMAGVVTSMNTNGSREVLAPGPVRD
- the trxB gene encoding thioredoxin-disulfide reductase; the encoded protein is MSEAKHSRLIILGSGPAGYSAAVYAARANLKPVVITGIQAGGQLTTTVEVDNWPGDVEGLTGPVLMERMQKHAERFDTEIVYDHIHTAKLQQRPFELIGDSGTYTCDALIIATGASAQYLGLPSEEAFAGKGVSACATCDGFFYRNQVVAVVGGGNTAVEEALYLSNIAKEVHLIHRRDKLRSEKILQDKLFEKAANGNIRLHWNQNLDEVLGDASGVTGARLRHSHTGETNDLSLAGVFIAIGHKPNTDLFQGQLKMRDGYLLVKGGSEGDATATDIEGVFAAGDVADHIYRQAVTSAGAGCMAALDAEKYLDDIPTV
- the aat gene encoding leucyl/phenylalanyl-tRNA--protein transferase, encoding MLTWLQRNTLTFPPLEKAMRDPNGLLAAGGDLSADRLIQAYRHGCFPWFSEGQPILWWSPDPRTVLFPDELHVSRSLNKLLRQQRYQVTFDRDFAAVISACAAPREYADGTWITQAMQDAYVELHRRGYAHSVEVWDDGVLVGGLYGLAMGQLFFGESMFSRADNASKYGFATLVRHLKDSGFVLIDCQMPTDHLHSLGARAIPRREFAGYLARHLDQPDRATWVC
- a CDS encoding arginyltransferase, with product MTELARLKFYATQPHSCSYLPEEQATTLFLDPSQPMDVHVYADLSEMGFRRSGDHLYRPHCQHCNACVPARIPVAQFTPNRQQKRIVKRNADLQVRPARPKFSEEYFDLYQRYIEQRHADGDMYPPSRDQFSTFLVRDLPFSRFYEFRLEGRLLAVAVTDLLPNGLSAVYTFYEPAEERRSLGRYAILWQIGEARRLGLEAVYLGYWIKNCKKMSYKTQYRPIELLINQRWVILS
- the infA gene encoding translation initiation factor IF-1, translated to MSKEDSFEMEGTVVDTLPNTMFRVELENGHVVTAHISGKMRKNYIRILTGDKVRVELTPYDLSKGRITYRAR
- the clpA gene encoding ATP-dependent Clp protease ATP-binding subunit ClpA; translated protein: MLNRELEVTLNLAFKEARSKRHEFMTVEHLLLALLDNEAAATVLRACGANLDKLKHDLQEFIDSTTPLIPLHDEDRETQPTLGFQRVLQRAVFHVQSSGKREVTGANVLVAIFSEQESQAVFLLKQQSVARIDVVNYIAHGISKVPGHGDHSEGEQDMQDDEGGESSSSGNPLDAYASNLNELARQGRIDPLVGRELEVERVAQILARRRKNNPLLVGEAGVGKTAIAEGLAKRIVDNQVPDLLANSVVYSLDLGALLAGTKYRGDFEKRFKALLNELKKRPQAILFIDEIHTIIGAGAASGGVMDASNLLKPLLSSGDIRCIGSTTFQEFRGIFEKDRALARRFQKVDVSEPSVEDTIGILRGLKGRFEAHHNIEYSDEALRAAAELASRYINDRHMPDKAIDVIDEAGAYQRLQPIEKRVKRIEVAQVEDIVAKIARIPPKHVTSSDKELLRNLERDLKLTVFGQDAAIDSLSTAIKLSRAGLKSPDKPVGSFLFAGPTGVGKTEAARQLAKALGVELVRFDMSEYMERHTVSRLIGAPPGYVGFDQGGLLTEAITKQPHCVLLLDEIEKAHPEVFNLLLQVMDHGTLTDNNGRKADFRNVIVIMTTNAGAETAARASIGFTYQDHSSDAMEVIKKSFTPEFRNRLDTIIQFGRLSHEVIKSVVDKFLTELQAQLEDKRVLLEVTDAARSWLAAGGYDSAMGARPMARLIQDKIKRPLAEEILFGELAEHGGVVHIDIKDGELTFEFETTAEMA
- the clpS gene encoding ATP-dependent Clp protease adapter ClpS gives rise to the protein MHAISQIRLTFNQDRPDLHDDDSAGIAVQEAKPALQAPPMYKVVLFNDDYTPMDFVVEVLEVFFNLNRELATKVMLAVHTEGRAVCGVFTRDIAETKAMQVNQYARESQHPLLCEIEKDG
- a CDS encoding cold shock domain-containing protein, coding for MAVGKVKWFNNAKGFGFINTDAREGRDEDGKDIDFFAHYSAIEMDGYKTLKAGQIVSFEIIQGPKGLHAVKIASATSPNEQSAPATRQETVSS
- the icd gene encoding NADP-dependent isocitrate dehydrogenase yields the protein MGYKKIQVPAVGDKITVNADHSLNVPNNPIIPFIEGDGIGVDISPVMIKVVDAAVKKAYGGERKISWMEVYAGEKATQVYDQDTWLPQETLDAVKDYVVSIKGPLTTPVGGGIRSLNVALRQQLDLYVCLRPVRWFEGVPSPVKKPGDVDMTIFRENSEDIYAGIEWKAGSPEATKVIKFLKEEMGVTKIRFDENCGIGIKPVSLEGTKRLARKALQYVVDNDRDSLTIVHKGNIMKFTEGAFKEWAYEVAAEEFGATLLDGGPWMQFKNPKTGKNVIVKDAIADAMLQQILLRPAEYDVIATLNLNGDYLSDALAAEVGGIGIAPGANLSDTVAMFEATHGTAPKYAGKDQVNPGSLILSAEMMLRHMGWTEAADLIIKGTNGAISAKTVTYDFERLMEGAKLVSSSGFGDALISHM